In the genome of Azotosporobacter soli, the window AAAAAGTAGTAACGGTCGGATGGTATAGAGAATAATATATAGCACCGGGCCCCACCAACCTAAGGATACAATCAACTCTTTGATGGCCTCCGGTGTTAAACGGCTAATTCCGAAAGTATGAAGCAAAAGCAACCCGGCTATCAACGGAAGTAATAAAGGACTGACTTGTTTCAGCTTACTCATAAGAGTATCCATGCAAATATTAATCCTCATTCTGTCATATATTTAACAATTAAAACTGTACACGAGATTCATTATACTTCTGCAGAAAAGCCTTGTAAAGAAAAATAAACGAGAGGGCAACGCCCTCTCGTTTCGCATCCATCCCTACGACCTCTCAACTACTGAAACAGAAACCAACTATCCACTTCCTATTCGCAATACCTTTGTGAGGGGGGAATGGGTCATACCTTAGACAATCCGAACATCACACTACCTTAACTCTACCAGCTAACCGTTGGGGACAAAGGGCTATGTTACCTTTGCGACCTAACACCTTGGTTGTGTAAGGATGGTGCTTACTTAGATAATAGCATGGATTTTTCATAAACGCAATAGTTATTAGAAAATTCTTTTATCTCAGCAAGGCGGATGCAAAAACCAACTGAACACCGCTAGAATCAAATTCAGAAAGCATCTCTTTCAGCGCTCTGGCCGTGTTCATTCTAGCATGTCCAATGACAATCAAATTCCCCTGTCGCAACGCCATTCCCTGAGCCGTTCTTAACTGACGCTTGACGGCCGCAACATCATCTTCATTATCTAAAAACAATTCATTTTCACCACTATTAACGCCAGCTTGTCTTGCTGCTTCAAGCGCCACTGACTGCCCTGTCGTTCGACTGTCAATAAAAAACAGACCTTGTTGGCGCAGCACATTCATCACGACATTCATTGTTCTACGATCCGATGTCGCTTTCGATCCTTGATGATTGTTAACGCCTATAATTCCCGGAACTGCGCGTATCAATCGTTGCGCGGCATCACGAATTTCAGTCTCACTTTGTCCAGGACTAATATACAATTGCTCTGACGATCCACCATGAAGCGGTTCCATCGGCAAATGCAGAATAACTTGCTGTCCGGCTGCTTTACCGCGATTGGCCGCTTCTAAGCTGAACGGATGGTTGGGCAACACAGCCATCGTCACCGGCCGCCCCAGTCCAGTAAATGCGGCTATTGGTTCACCCGAATAACCAAAATCATCAATTACCACCGCAAGACGAGCCTTTACTTTACCATTAAGCGGCGGCAAAGATCCATTTGCACTCTTGCTATTTTGGCTCGCAGCCTGATTCACCGCTTGATTTACCTGTGCCTCCGCCTTACTGCCTGGCGCAGGCAATAAATAGAGTCGATCGCTTACAATACTTATTTCCTCTCCGCCTAAGCTTTCACGAAACCCGATGTCAAGTCGCATCACATTTTGCCCATTATAGGTATCCGCTTGCATTGAGGCTAATTCCCCTCCACCGTTCTTCATACCCTCTTTAACTTTTGTTGTAATACCGTCAACTGTCATCTCGCCTGTTAACGGTAGAAGCAACTGACGGCTATGCCAGCGAATTTTCCCGCCGCTTGCGCGCGGAATCTCTTTTTCTTGCTCCTGCACTTCCTTCGCCTTCAGTCCCATTTTATTCAGCAGATTATCAACCTTTCCATGCAATAAGGTTGTCTGCGATCGATAATCCACACTGCCGTCGGCCATCGGCTTTCCTTGCGGTAATTTCGTTGTCTTCTCATCCTTTAGGTCGCTGCCAAGCCAGCAGCCTGCAACAATTACTAACACCGCAGCTAATGCCATCCAGAGACGGTTCCTATTCTTATTGCTTCGCGCCGCTTTCGTCTGTCTCACTTGTTTCGCCATGCTCAATCCCTTTCATTATCAGCAAAGAGAAAGCCCCCAGCCTCATATTAAGGCGAAGGCTTTTTCTTTTTCTTCAATCCCAAAACTCGCCAAAAATCCTCCATTTTGTTGCTACAGGTGGCTCAAAATCTCCCACTAGGTTAAAACCAGCTTTTTCAAGTTTCTCTTTCAATTCAATATTGATATCAAAGTCTTCACGATAATTCAAATCCAAAACGAACTGTTTTAAGCCAAACTTTATTCGACCTTCACTCACCCATTGCCACGTCGGTTCAAACGGATACCAGACAACATTAGTCGGCATTATAGGATTCAGATTTTTCATCTGACTCGTTTTGATCACCATAACCTGTTCTTTAGGCAACGTTTTGGGATTAACCTGCATAGGCATTTCCGTCGTTGCAATGGAGGCCTTCGATTTATAAATATCGAGCAATGTTTTCGCTTTGACCTCTTCCTTTTCCTCAACAATCAGCAATCCCATATCTAACTGCATTAAGTAGTCAAGACCCCAGCCTTGCATATGTTTTATATTGATTGTCTTGGCACCAAGGTGCATCAGCATCGAAATCACTTCTGACAACTTATGTTCAAACACCGTGCGATGAAAAGCCGCCACCGGAATATAGTGGTTTACAAGTGCGGGATGCCCCAAATATATGACATTATCCCTTGGATGTCCCGGCGGCAACGACAACTGTTCCACCTGACTTTTTCCCACTAACCGGATATTAACCCCGGCACGCTTAACCATGAAAAACGCTTGCATCAAATTCATGATCCGCATTGTACGATCCACATCTAAATGCTTGATTTGCAATTTGAAATAATCAAGATACCCTTCCAGACTTAACGAATACTTACGCATTTCTGCAATGGTCGCTTCTGTTTTTTCCTGCGCAGCTACCACGTCATCATTGACAAACAAAATAATCTGCCGGTCGCTGTATGGTTTTGTTAATAAATTTGGCTTTTGCAGCATATCAATCCCTCCCACCGGCAAGTTATGTTTTCTCCCATGATGATTGCCTGTATTTATTTCATCGTTATTTCTTAATCATTTATTAAATTTTGTTCTCGCATTCTGTCAACAAAATTATATTCTCCACATTTGTTCAAACAAAGAAAACCTATATTTTCCCGACCGCAGCAGCATAAATGATAAATTCTTCTTTACCATCCAGCAACAATTCTTTATTCAGCCGGTCATCATCAAACGTCGCAAATGCACAAACGCCATAATCAATTGCCTGCGCCGCCAAATATAAATTCTGGCAGGCATGTCCGGCATCAAGATGCAGATAACGGTATCCGCGTTCGCCATAACGCCAAGTCATTCGATACGCAACCGCTGACCATAAAAAACAAACGGCACTTTGCCCGATAAATTGTTGCCCCATACAAGCCTCGACCAACCGCCCTTTAATACCTTCAGCAACCGAAACAGGCGTCAATTTATGCTCAATCGCCAGAAAACGATAAAGCCCCGGCGTCAAACCTTCCACATCATTAACCAAGAGATATGTTTCCAAGGCGTGACGCGAACCGGCCGACGGCACCGTGCGTTTCGTCGCTTTATCACCCAGTACCATCTTAACCCCTTGGCTGCACCAGAGAAGAAAAGACAATTCTAAGAGAGGCATAGGCTGCTTTAAGTAATCTCTAACACTCGCCCTTAGTTCGATCAACGCCAAAAAGTCGACTGGTGACATTTGCGGAAAATGTTCCGGCATCGGCAAGTCAATCTTGACGCATTCAGGATCATAGGCTTTCTGCAACGGCGGTTGCGCCAATTCCCTCACCTGATCTGGCGGTTCCATAGCCTCGTATTTTGTTTCATTCATAAAATTTTGTCCACTCATCAATTGTTCCCCCGTTCTTGCGCACTATTACAATTAGAGGTATTCACGATTCTCCTTCGATACTCCTGCCAATACAAATAAAATCAAAACCGTGGGCCATCCTATAATTACCGCATAGCAGCAACAAAATAAGAAGCGTAATAGTAAAAGAAGGCCGCCTACGGCGACCTTCTTTTACTATTACGCTTGCATAACTTGTTCGTAAAAACGTGTTTGCAATTCACTAAATTCAACCTGATCTTGTTCAGCCAATTCAAGCCATAAAGCACTGAATTCGCATGTTCCCGGCACATAACTAAGACAACGACCATAGGGATGATCAATACTATGAAGCCAATCAACAAAACCACGGGCCAGATCTGTACTGAACTGATACAGACCATATACAATGCCGGTGCCTGCCTGTAAGGAGACTTGCTTTTCCATAAGACACCACCTTTCGCCTATTGCAAAATTTGGTGTAAGCTTATCACAAAAGCGTAGTTTTTGTCAAATTTTGCGCAACATTAGCCTTTGCGCCGTCCAGCCAGTTCTGCCAGCAGCTCTGTTGGCGTTACGCCATGATAGGCCAGTAAGACCAGGTTATGATACCAGAGATCTGCCATTTCATATAAAAGTTCTTTCTTATCATTATTTTTTGATGCAATGATCGTTTCAGCCGCCTCTTCGCCGACTTTCTTCAAAATCTTATCCTGACCTTTTTCAAACAGGTACGTCGTATACGATCCTTCCTTAGGATTCATTTTTCGATCGCATATCACCTGAAATACATCCTGCAACACGCTGGCTGCGCCGCCGTACATGTCCGCTGGATCGGTCAGCGGCGCTTCCGCTTTACCTCCATCAAGCAGACGGCTGAAACAGCTGCGTGTTCCTTCATGGCAAGCGGGGCCTGATTGCACGACGGTAACCAGCAATGTATCCGCATCACAATCATAGGCAATCCGCTTCACGCGCTGCACATTTCCGGAGGTTTCCCCCTTCTGCCACAAACGCTTGCGTTTACGGCTGTAAAACCAGGTAACACCTGTTTCACAGGTTTTCTTCACAGCCTCAGCATTCATATATGCCAGCATAAGTACTTGACCGTTTTCTTCATCCTGAATGATCGCCGGCAACAGTCCGGCAGCATCATAAGTAAGACTTGTTTCGTCAATCATAACCGCACCTCCACGCCCCGTCCGCGCAAATATTCCTTTACCTGTTTCACTGTGAATTGTCCATAATGAAAGACCGATGCCGCTAAGACAGCATCCGCTTTTCCGTCTGTTAACACCTCATAAAAGTCTTCCATTTTCCCCGCACCGCCCGATGCAATCACCGGCACGCCGACCCGCTCCGAAACCCCGCGCGTCAAAGGAATGTCATAGCCATCCTTCGTTCCATCGCGATCCATGCTGGTAAGAAGAATTTCGCCCGCGCCAAGTCGAACGCCTTCTTCTACCCACTCAATCACGTCGAGCCCTGTTGCGGTCCGCCCCCCATTGATGTAGACTTCCCATCGTCCAGGCACCACCTGTCTGGCATCAACGGCCAAAACGATGCATTGTCTGCCAAATCGTTTCGCCCCTTCAGCAATCAATTCCGGCTGCTTTACGGCCGCCGTATTTAATGAGACTTTGTCAGCGCCAGCCTGAAGCATCTTGCGAATATCATCGCCGCTACGAATTCCGCCGCCTACCGTAAAAGGAATAAAGACCTGCGCCGCCGTATCCTTCACTACGTCGACCATCGTCCGCCGTTGATCGGACGAAGCTGTAATATCAAGAAAAATCAATTCATCCGCCAATTCTTCATCATAGCGCGCAGCCAGTTCCACTGGATCACCTGCATCTTTGAGTCCGACAAAATTTGTCCCTTTCACCACACGGCCATCCTTTACGTCCAAGCAAGGGATAATGCGTTTCGTATACATAGAGCTTCACTCCCTTTCTGCCAGGGCAATGGCCTGGCGCAAGTCAAGCGTCCCGGTATAAATAGCCTTACCAACAATCACGCCTTCCACGCCGTTTTTTTCCGCGTCCTTCACCGCTATAATATCTTCAATGTCACGCACGCCGCCTGACGCGATAACCGGAATTCGCGCTTTTACTGCCAATGCGGCAGTACCCGCTACATTTACGCCAGACAGCGTACCATCGCGTCCAATATCCGTATAAATAATGCGCGCCACACCAACATCAGCCATGCGGCAAGCCAATTCATCCGCTTTAATATCTCCAGACTTGCCCCATCCGTCCACCGCGACGATGCCGCCGCGCGCATCAATGCCGACAACGATTCGTTCTTTATATTTACGGCATAAATTGGCCACCAACGCAGGCTGACGCACGGCAACCGATCCGACAATGACCCTGGCAACCCCCATTTCCAATAGTTGCTCAACATCTTGCTCCGTACGGATACCGCCGCCGAGCTGCACCGGTATCGAGACCCGCAATAAAATATCGGCAATCGCATTTTTATTAACTGGACAGCCGGCCAATGCGCCATCGAGATCCACAACGTGCAAATATTTTCCACCCTCGCTCTGCCACTTTTCCGCCATAGCAGCGGGGTCATCGCCAAAAATAGTTTCTCGGGCAAAATCACCCTCTGTCAGACGGACGCACTTTCCATTTCGAATATCAATTGCCGGATAAATAATCACCTGATTGCCCTCCTGCCGTCCGCGCAACAAAGTTGCGCAATATCATCAAACCGACCCGCCCTGATTTTTCCGGATGGAACTGTACCGCCTGAATATTATTTTTCCCTACGGCAGCAGTCACCTCAGAACCATAATCAGCCCATGCAGTGATCAGCTCACGTTGCTCAGGAACCGCATGATAACTATGCACAAAATAAACATGATTATCTGACGTTAATTTATTGAACAAATACGACGCTGTCGCATAACGCAATGAATTCCACCCCATATGAGGCACCTTCAGATTCGGCGCTGTAATTTTGCGCACCATCCCCTGAAACACACCAAGACCTGGCACGCCTGGATCTTCTTCGCTTCCCTCGAACAAAAGCTGCAACCCAAGACAAATGCCAAGGAATGGCGTATGGCTTCGACAAACCTCTTGAATCGTCTCCACCAATCGCGCTTTTTGCAAGTTAGCCATGCAATCGCCGAATGCGCCCACGCCCGGCAAAATTACGCCTGCAGCATTTTTAATCACCACGGGATCACTGGTCACAATCACTTCAGCGCCTAAGCTAAGCAGAGCCTTTTCCACGCTATAGAGATTTCCCATTCCATAATCAATAACAGCAATCATCGCATCATAGCACTCCTTTCGTCGACATGACGCCTTTAATAGCTGGATCGATGCGCACCGCTTCACGTAACGCCCGGCCAAACGCTTTGAAGATGGCTTCCACCATGTGGTGCGCATTCTTGCCGCTTTGCAGCCGGATATGCAAAGTTAATCCGGCCTGTATCGCTAGCGCCCTAAAAAATTCCTCTACCATTTCCAAATCAAATTCACCCAGCCGTATCTGCGGCAATGCGGCGTCAAAAACCAGAAAGGGGCGACCGCTGATATCGAGAGAAACCATAGCCAACGCTTCATCCATCGGCACCCAAGCCGTTCCATAACGCGTGATTCCCGCCTTATCTCCCAACGCGATAGCAAGTGCCTGACCAAGTGCGATACCACAGTCTTCCACCGTATGATGACAATCCACTTCCAGATCGCCAATTGCATGAACGGTAAGGTCAAGCAATCCGTGTCGGGCAAACAGTTGCAGCATATGATCGAAGAAGCCGATTCCGCTATTGATTTCACCTTGCCCTTCGCCATCGAGCGCAATACAGACTGCTATTTGCGTCTCACTTGTACTGCGGCTGATTTCACCGCGCCGCGCCGTCATAACTGACCACCTGCTATTTTGCGCATTGCCGTCAAAAAGGCATCGTTCTCAATAGGCGTTCCTACTGTAACCCGCAGGCAATTAGTCAGTACGCCAGTACCCATAGCTCGGACAGCGATTTGCGCCGCCGCCAAATTTTCCAAACAAATTTTATGCGCAGCGACTTTCAAGAGCAGAAAGTTCGTTTGCGACGGATACACCTCTATGCCCGGCAGCTCTTTTAACGCATCGGCCATGCGTTTTCGTTCGACAACAATTTGTCGGATAGTCGCTTCAAATTGATCACGCATCAGCCAAACCGTCTCTGCAGCAATTTGCGTGATCGCATTGACATGATACGGCATTAGCACCTTTTCCAACAAGCGCACCACTTCCGGATTTCCCATCAGATACCCCGCACGCGTAGCCGCCAATCCATAAGCTTTCGAAAAAGTTCGCGTTATAATCAGATTTTCATACTCTCCCAGCAACTTTATGGAACTTTTCCCGTAAAACTCATAATAAGCTTCATCAACAACAACCGGACAGGAAACCTGCGTCAAAATATATTCGATATCCTCCTGATCAATCACTGCACCTGTCGGATTATTAGGATTGCAAAGTAACAGCAATTTTGCATCCTCTTTTCGCACCGCAGCGACAACAGCATCCCTGTCAAAAACTTCTTCCAACGCCAATGGAATCGACAAAGCCTTACTGCCTGTGACCTGCGCATAAATTCCATACATGGAAAAAGACGGCGTGGGAAACGCGATGCTGCGACCAGGACCGCCAAAGAGCTGACAGAGCGCCAGTAACAGTTCACTTGAACCATTACCGATCGCTACTTGTTGCCAGGTCAAGCCCAGACCTTCAGCAAGCGCCACGCGCAAGTCGCGCCCTTCTATATCCGGATAACGATTGAACGCCAAATAGTCCATACGCTCTAAAATACGCTCCCTCACTAGCGGCGGCAGATTGCACGGACTTTCATTCGCATCCAGCTTAATATCCCAGTCGGCCTCATCCACACTATAAGGCTTCAGTTTTTCTAGATTTGGACAATAATCAAACATCTCTTTCCCTCCTTACTCTGACTGCATTCGCATGCGCAGTCAGCCCTTCCGCTTCCGCAAGTCGAATAATATCATCACTGACTTCAGCTAGCGCCGCTTGCGTATACGCGATAATGCTTGTTTTTTTCATGAACGTTTCTACATTGAGAACCGAATAAAAGCGAGCCGTCCCGCCCGTAGGCAGAACATGATTCGGTCCAGCCCAATAATCCCCCAGCGGTTCCGGCGAATAGGGGCCAAGAAATACCGCACCGGCATTCTTAACGGCACTCAGCTGACTCCATGGATCTGCAACCAGTATCTCC includes:
- the hisF gene encoding imidazole glycerol phosphate synthase subunit HisF; protein product: MYTKRIIPCLDVKDGRVVKGTNFVGLKDAGDPVELAARYDEELADELIFLDITASSDQRRTMVDVVKDTAAQVFIPFTVGGGIRSGDDIRKMLQAGADKVSLNTAAVKQPELIAEGAKRFGRQCIVLAVDARQVVPGRWEVYINGGRTATGLDVIEWVEEGVRLGAGEILLTSMDRDGTKDGYDIPLTRGVSERVGVPVIASGGAGKMEDFYEVLTDGKADAVLAASVFHYGQFTVKQVKEYLRGRGVEVRL
- the hisC gene encoding histidinol-phosphate transaminase, which translates into the protein MFDYCPNLEKLKPYSVDEADWDIKLDANESPCNLPPLVRERILERMDYLAFNRYPDIEGRDLRVALAEGLGLTWQQVAIGNGSSELLLALCQLFGGPGRSIAFPTPSFSMYGIYAQVTGSKALSIPLALEEVFDRDAVVAAVRKEDAKLLLLCNPNNPTGAVIDQEDIEYILTQVSCPVVVDEAYYEFYGKSSIKLLGEYENLIITRTFSKAYGLAATRAGYLMGNPEVVRLLEKVLMPYHVNAITQIAAETVWLMRDQFEATIRQIVVERKRMADALKELPGIEVYPSQTNFLLLKVAAHKICLENLAAAQIAVRAMGTGVLTNCLRVTVGTPIENDAFLTAMRKIAGGQL
- the hisA gene encoding 1-(5-phosphoribosyl)-5-[(5-phosphoribosylamino)methylideneamino]imidazole-4-carboxamide isomerase is translated as MIIYPAIDIRNGKCVRLTEGDFARETIFGDDPAAMAEKWQSEGGKYLHVVDLDGALAGCPVNKNAIADILLRVSIPVQLGGGIRTEQDVEQLLEMGVARVIVGSVAVRQPALVANLCRKYKERIVVGIDARGGIVAVDGWGKSGDIKADELACRMADVGVARIIYTDIGRDGTLSGVNVAGTAALAVKARIPVIASGGVRDIEDIIAVKDAEKNGVEGVIVGKAIYTGTLDLRQAIALAERE
- the hisH gene encoding imidazole glycerol phosphate synthase subunit HisH yields the protein MIAVIDYGMGNLYSVEKALLSLGAEVIVTSDPVVIKNAAGVILPGVGAFGDCMANLQKARLVETIQEVCRSHTPFLGICLGLQLLFEGSEEDPGVPGLGVFQGMVRKITAPNLKVPHMGWNSLRYATASYLFNKLTSDNHVYFVHSYHAVPEQRELITAWADYGSEVTAAVGKNNIQAVQFHPEKSGRVGLMILRNFVARTAGGQSGDYLSGN
- the hisB gene encoding imidazoleglycerol-phosphate dehydratase HisB, translating into MTARRGEISRSTSETQIAVCIALDGEGQGEINSGIGFFDHMLQLFARHGLLDLTVHAIGDLEVDCHHTVEDCGIALGQALAIALGDKAGITRYGTAWVPMDEALAMVSLDISGRPFLVFDAALPQIRLGEFDLEMVEEFFRALAIQAGLTLHIRLQSGKNAHHMVEAIFKAFGRALREAVRIDPAIKGVMSTKGVL
- a CDS encoding divergent polysaccharide deacetylase family protein, yielding MAKQVRQTKAARSNKNRNRLWMALAAVLVIVAGCWLGSDLKDEKTTKLPQGKPMADGSVDYRSQTTLLHGKVDNLLNKMGLKAKEVQEQEKEIPRASGGKIRWHSRQLLLPLTGEMTVDGITTKVKEGMKNGGGELASMQADTYNGQNVMRLDIGFRESLGGEEISIVSDRLYLLPAPGSKAEAQVNQAVNQAASQNSKSANGSLPPLNGKVKARLAVVIDDFGYSGEPIAAFTGLGRPVTMAVLPNHPFSLEAANRGKAAGQQVILHLPMEPLHGGSSEQLYISPGQSETEIRDAAQRLIRAVPGIIGVNNHQGSKATSDRRTMNVVMNVLRQQGLFFIDSRTTGQSVALEAARQAGVNSGENELFLDNEDDVAAVKRQLRTAQGMALRQGNLIVIGHARMNTARALKEMLSEFDSSGVQLVFASALLR
- a CDS encoding SagB/ThcOx family dehydrogenase → MSGQNFMNETKYEAMEPPDQVRELAQPPLQKAYDPECVKIDLPMPEHFPQMSPVDFLALIELRASVRDYLKQPMPLLELSFLLWCSQGVKMVLGDKATKRTVPSAGSRHALETYLLVNDVEGLTPGLYRFLAIEHKLTPVSVAEGIKGRLVEACMGQQFIGQSAVCFLWSAVAYRMTWRYGERGYRYLHLDAGHACQNLYLAAQAIDYGVCAFATFDDDRLNKELLLDGKEEFIIYAAAVGKI
- the hisIE gene encoding bifunctional phosphoribosyl-AMP cyclohydrolase/phosphoribosyl-ATP diphosphatase HisIE, which gives rise to MIDETSLTYDAAGLLPAIIQDEENGQVLMLAYMNAEAVKKTCETGVTWFYSRKRKRLWQKGETSGNVQRVKRIAYDCDADTLLVTVVQSGPACHEGTRSCFSRLLDGGKAEAPLTDPADMYGGAASVLQDVFQVICDRKMNPKEGSYTTYLFEKGQDKILKKVGEEAAETIIASKNNDKKELLYEMADLWYHNLVLLAYHGVTPTELLAELAGRRKG